The Ahaetulla prasina isolate Xishuangbanna chromosome 4, ASM2864084v1, whole genome shotgun sequence genome has a window encoding:
- the LOC131198890 gene encoding vitelline membrane outer layer protein 1 homolog, with product MQLLSVTFFLASIFLASAVDRQYISANGTFANRRDYDSISVKNGGQWGVWTWIDKCPPGSYAIGFSIRVEEYRGASDDTSLNGIRLFCSTEQTSNIMYTVESEPGEYGHWSGIRWCPRNGILRSFQLKVEPEQGAGDDTAVNNIRFRCSNGLQIEEAGGPFGEYSEWSTPCERGGICGLQTKQEHYQGFFIDDTALNDVRFFCCE from the exons atgcagcttcTTTCTGTCACCTTTTTTCTTGCTTCTATATTCCTTGCATCGGCTGTGGATAGGCAATATATTAGTGCTAATGGCACCTTTGCAAACCGAAGAGATTATGACTCAATATCAGTTAAAAATGGAGGACAATGGGGGGTTTGGACCTGGATTGATAAGTGTCCACCAGGATCGTATGCAATTGGATTTAGCATAAGG GTGGAAGAATATAGAGGAGCTAGTGATGACACTTCACTCAATGGAATCCGATTATTCTGTTCAACTGAGCAAACCAGcaatattatgtatactgttgaaTCCGAACCTGGAGA ataCGGACACTGGTCAGGAATTAGATGGTGTCCACGAAATGGTATTTTACGTTCTTTTCAGCTGAAAGTTGAACCAGAGCAAGGAGCTGGAGATGACACAGCAGTAAACAACATTCGATTCCGTTGCAGCAATGGTCTTCAGATTGAAGAAGCTGGTGGTCCATTTGGTGAATACAGTGAGTGGAGTACACCTTGTGAGAGAGGAGGAATTTGTGGCCTTCAAACTAAGCAGGAGCACTACCAGGGCTTTTTTATAGATGATACAGCCTTAAATGATGTTCGCTTCTTTTGCTGTGAATAA